From the Pseudodesulfovibrio indicus genome, the window TCGAATGCGTGGCCACCGGCTGGTTCGGGGAAGTGGACAGCGACGTCCTGGTCTTCGCCCTGTGGTCCCAGCTGCACGGACTGGTGAACCTCATTGCGACCGGCCAGGTGTCGGTCCTGAGCCGTGAAGCGGACCTGGACACCCTGTTGGACAACATCATCGGCTTCTGGCTGCGCCCCGGCGCGGGGACGCCGATCAAGGAATAAAGGTTGAGAATCATGAAACGGATATGCGCACCCCTGCTCTTTCTCGCGGCGCTGATCCTCACGGCGGTCCTTGTGGCCGGGTGCGGCAACGACCGTCCCGAGGCGGACGGTTCCGCCGGGAGCTCCCTGCCGGGTTCGGCCCTGGCCGAAGCGGCCCAGGCCGAGGTGGTCACCCCGCCCCGCCCGCCCGCCCCTGGCTCCACCGAGACCTTCGTGGCCCGTTCCGCGGCCCGGCGTTCGTCCCTGACCGGGTTCACCCGCGCCCGCAATGCCATGACCCTGGTCAGCGAGGAATCCGGCCGGGTGCGGCGCGTACTGGCCGACGTGGGCGATACCCTGGACCCGACCGGGCTGTTCGCCGAGCTGGACACCACCTTCATCGAGTTGGACCTGGCCGCCAACCGCGCGGACCAGGAGCGGCTCAAGTCCGACCTGGATTACAACAAGAAGGAGATGGACCGCTACGAGGCGCTGGTCAAGAACGGCACCGCGCCCCAGTCCACCCTGGACTCCAACGTCCGCGCCCACCAGGCCGCCCTGCAACAGCTGCGGGCCAAGCAGGTGGAGGAGCGGGTGCTGCTGGAGCGGCTCAAGCGGTGCGACCTCTTCGGCCCGGCGGGCTGGAAGGTCGTCACCCGGTACATCGAGCCGGGCGAGTGGATCACCAAGGGCGAGCAGGTGGCCGAGCTGGGCCGGTACGACGTGCTGCTCGTGCCGTTCGCCCTGACCAGCGAGGAATACCGCGCCCTCAAGGACATGGGCGATACCCTGACCCTGCGCCTCACCGACCTGGGCGGTACGGTCCGGGCCAAGGTGGCCCGCGTCTCGCCCGGTTTCGACGCCCAGACGCGCAAGATCAACGTGGACCTGGAGATAGCCGAGGGCGACTTCGAGTTCCGGGGCGGCATCCGCACCGAGTTGGACATCGGCCTGCCCGATCCGGGCGGTGCGGTGCTCGTGCCGCAGTCCGCGCTGGTCAAGGCGTACGAGGAATACTTCCTGATGACCCCGGACAACCAGCGGGTGCGGGTGGTCCTGCTCGGCGCGGACGACGACCTGCGCCGGGTGACCGGACCGGACGTCCGCCCCGGCGACGTCTTCCTGCTCAACCCCTAGGACCGGAGCCGCCATGTCAGACAAAACGCCGGTCCAGCGCCTCATAGGGTTGACTCTGGGGCAGAAGGTCTTCGTCAACCTGATGTTCGTCCTGCTCATGGTCGTGGGCGTGTTCTGCGTCTTGGACCTGCCCGTGGAGCGCTATCCGGACGTGCGCATGGGCAAGGTGGTCATCTCCGGCTTCCTGCCCGGCGCCAGCCCGGACGAGGTCGAGACCCTGGTCACCCGCAAGATCGAGGACGCCCTGGAGGACCTGGAGAACGTGGAGTTCATCCGCTCCCGCTCCTTCCGCCAGCGCTGCTCCATCATGGTCAAGTTCCTGGACGACACGGACTACGACAGACTGTACGACGAACTGCG encodes:
- a CDS encoding efflux RND transporter periplasmic adaptor subunit, with amino-acid sequence MKRICAPLLFLAALILTAVLVAGCGNDRPEADGSAGSSLPGSALAEAAQAEVVTPPRPPAPGSTETFVARSAARRSSLTGFTRARNAMTLVSEESGRVRRVLADVGDTLDPTGLFAELDTTFIELDLAANRADQERLKSDLDYNKKEMDRYEALVKNGTAPQSTLDSNVRAHQAALQQLRAKQVEERVLLERLKRCDLFGPAGWKVVTRYIEPGEWITKGEQVAELGRYDVLLVPFALTSEEYRALKDMGDTLTLRLTDLGGTVRAKVARVSPGFDAQTRKINVDLEIAEGDFEFRGGIRTELDIGLPDPGGAVLVPQSALVKAYEEYFLMTPDNQRVRVVLLGADDDLRRVTGPDVRPGDVFLLNP